From Argopecten irradians isolate NY chromosome 2, Ai_NY, whole genome shotgun sequence, the proteins below share one genomic window:
- the LOC138315667 gene encoding sodium-dependent proline transporter-like isoform X2, whose amino-acid sequence MELDEVQVDLLKNTCKTPKPSRDVWSNRFEYLLGLIGFTIGLGSVWRFPYLCMKNGGGAFLVPFFFFTLLCGVPLYFLDLVLGQFSGRSAMLSWSLCPLFEGIGYSVAMLSMLGAWYYGPIVAWVLLYLGYSFYPTQPWSTCDNEWNTAQCIVLRRGGNEGTNNTNGSVQAVNMSDGFYPTAATEFWRYKVLNASSGIEEWGTPQWNLIIALFFSYASIFLCIVKGVKSVGKVVYVTALGPFVLLLIILIRSLCLEGSFDGVIMYLKPDFSKLLSFQIWLEAALQVFYSLGPVWGGVITMASYNNFKGNIMKDTIIIVVVDTFSNFLCGLVVFAILGFLAHDAGVSIAEVAESGPGLVFLVYPEVLTRLPLPHLWAVIFFFMLFMVGLDSQFGSLETFISALTDRFPNTLGKRKYSLLIVVFLLYFSTGMIFTTQGGIYIFQFIDWYLTAFIIFVVAFLECIIAGWIYGAERISRDIQLMTGSKASAFVRISWSFIIPFFMLVASVTLAVKFERPVYRGYVYPAYLGTFGMFVALFLVLPIPIVMIKRLLETPGSFMQRLRTSVVPRSNWRPSDEAEQITYKQFQYSGNTWQRIKTNLLGTD is encoded by the exons ATGGAACTTGACGAAGTCCAAGTTGACCTACTAAAGAACACGTGTAAGACACCAAAGCCTAGCCGAGATGTTTGGTCGAACAGATTTGAGTACCTTCTTGGTTTGATAGGATTCACTATTGGTTTAGGAAGTGTTTGGCGTTTCCCGTATCTTTGTATGAAAAATGGTGGAG GAGCGTTTCTCGTCCCGTTCTTTTTCTTTACCCTGTTGTGTGGTGTACCTCTATACTTCCTTGATTTGGTGCTGGGACAGTTTTCTGGGCGCAGTGCCATGCTGTCTTGGTCACTATGTCCATTGTTTGAAG GTATTGGATATTCAGTGGCTATGCTGAGTATGTTAGGGGCCTGGTATTACGGTCCAATAGTTGCCTGGGTGCTGTTATACCTTGGCTACTCATTTTACCCGACACAGCCCTGGTCAACATGCGACAACGAATGGAACACTGCCCAGTGCATTGTGTTAAGGAGAGGAGGTAATGAGGGAACAAATAATACCAATGGGTCTGTGCAGGCAGTTAATATGTCGGACGGATTttatcccaccgctgccaccgaATTTTGGCG GTATAAGGTGCTGAATGCCTCATCCGGTATAGAAGAATGGGGAACTCCGCAATGGAATCTTATCATTGCTCTCTTCTTCTCGTATGCATCTATATTCCTCTGTATAGTGAAAGGAGTAAAATCCGTCGGAAAG GTGGTATATGTGACAGCCCTCGGGCCATTTGTCCTCCTCCTCATTATCCTGATAAGAAGTCTATGCCTAGAGGGATCATTTGATGGTGTCATCATGTATCTAAAGCCAGACTTCTCTAAACTGTTGTCCTTCCAG ATTTGGCTGGAGGCTGCGCTACAGGTGTTTTACTCGCTAGGACCAGTCTGGGGTGGCGTTATTACCATGGCTAGCTACAATAACTTCAAAGGAAACATAATGAA AGACACCATCATCATCGTTGTTGTTGACACGTTCAGTAATTTCCTGTGTGGTCTTGTGGTATTCGCTATTCTAGGGTTCCTGGCCCATGATGCGGGGGTGTCTATTGCAGAAGTGGCAGAATCAG GACCTGGTCTTGTGTTCCTGGTTTACCCAGAGGTTCTTACCCGCCTACCACTTCCTCACCTGTGGGCTGTCATCTTTTTCTTTATGCTATTCATGGTTGGTCTCGACAGTCAG TTTGGATCATTGGAGACGTTTATAAGTGCGTTAACTGACAGATTTCCAAACACCCTTGGAAAACGAAAGTACAGCCTTCTAATTGTAGTGTTTCTTCTTTACTTTTCAACTGGTATGATATTTACAACACAG GGCGGAATCTACATTTTCCAGTTCATTGATTGGTATCTCACAGCCTTTATAATATTTGTGGTTGCATTTCTAGAGTGCATCATCGCTGGATGGATCTATG GTGCAGAGAGAATCAGTCGTGACATTCAATTGATGACAGGTAGTAAAGCCTCTGCGTTTGTCCGGATCTCATGGAGTTTTATCATACCGTTTTTTATGTTG GTTGCTAGTGTAACTCTGGCAGTGAAGTTCGAAAGGCCTGTTTATCGAGGGTATGTCTATCCGGCATACCTCGGAACATTTGGTATGTTTGTCGCTCTGTTTCTGGTCCTTCCAATTCCAATTGTAATGATAAAAAGACTGCTGGAAACACCTGGATCATTTATGCAG AGACTGCGCACGTCAGTAGTCCCTCGTTCTAATTGGCGACCGAGCGACGAGGCTGAACAAATCACATATAAGCAGTTCCAATACAGTGGAAACACTTGGCAGAGGATTAAAACAAACTTGTTAGGAACTGATTAG
- the LOC138315667 gene encoding sodium-dependent proline transporter-like isoform X1, protein MENDITSAEMELDEVQVDLLKNTCKTPKPSRDVWSNRFEYLLGLIGFTIGLGSVWRFPYLCMKNGGGAFLVPFFFFTLLCGVPLYFLDLVLGQFSGRSAMLSWSLCPLFEGIGYSVAMLSMLGAWYYGPIVAWVLLYLGYSFYPTQPWSTCDNEWNTAQCIVLRRGGNEGTNNTNGSVQAVNMSDGFYPTAATEFWRYKVLNASSGIEEWGTPQWNLIIALFFSYASIFLCIVKGVKSVGKVVYVTALGPFVLLLIILIRSLCLEGSFDGVIMYLKPDFSKLLSFQIWLEAALQVFYSLGPVWGGVITMASYNNFKGNIMKDTIIIVVVDTFSNFLCGLVVFAILGFLAHDAGVSIAEVAESGPGLVFLVYPEVLTRLPLPHLWAVIFFFMLFMVGLDSQFGSLETFISALTDRFPNTLGKRKYSLLIVVFLLYFSTGMIFTTQGGIYIFQFIDWYLTAFIIFVVAFLECIIAGWIYGAERISRDIQLMTGSKASAFVRISWSFIIPFFMLVASVTLAVKFERPVYRGYVYPAYLGTFGMFVALFLVLPIPIVMIKRLLETPGSFMQRLRTSVVPRSNWRPSDEAEQITYKQFQYSGNTWQRIKTNLLGTD, encoded by the exons ATGGAG AATGACATAACCTCAGCGGAAATGGAACTTGACGAAGTCCAAGTTGACCTACTAAAGAACACGTGTAAGACACCAAAGCCTAGCCGAGATGTTTGGTCGAACAGATTTGAGTACCTTCTTGGTTTGATAGGATTCACTATTGGTTTAGGAAGTGTTTGGCGTTTCCCGTATCTTTGTATGAAAAATGGTGGAG GAGCGTTTCTCGTCCCGTTCTTTTTCTTTACCCTGTTGTGTGGTGTACCTCTATACTTCCTTGATTTGGTGCTGGGACAGTTTTCTGGGCGCAGTGCCATGCTGTCTTGGTCACTATGTCCATTGTTTGAAG GTATTGGATATTCAGTGGCTATGCTGAGTATGTTAGGGGCCTGGTATTACGGTCCAATAGTTGCCTGGGTGCTGTTATACCTTGGCTACTCATTTTACCCGACACAGCCCTGGTCAACATGCGACAACGAATGGAACACTGCCCAGTGCATTGTGTTAAGGAGAGGAGGTAATGAGGGAACAAATAATACCAATGGGTCTGTGCAGGCAGTTAATATGTCGGACGGATTttatcccaccgctgccaccgaATTTTGGCG GTATAAGGTGCTGAATGCCTCATCCGGTATAGAAGAATGGGGAACTCCGCAATGGAATCTTATCATTGCTCTCTTCTTCTCGTATGCATCTATATTCCTCTGTATAGTGAAAGGAGTAAAATCCGTCGGAAAG GTGGTATATGTGACAGCCCTCGGGCCATTTGTCCTCCTCCTCATTATCCTGATAAGAAGTCTATGCCTAGAGGGATCATTTGATGGTGTCATCATGTATCTAAAGCCAGACTTCTCTAAACTGTTGTCCTTCCAG ATTTGGCTGGAGGCTGCGCTACAGGTGTTTTACTCGCTAGGACCAGTCTGGGGTGGCGTTATTACCATGGCTAGCTACAATAACTTCAAAGGAAACATAATGAA AGACACCATCATCATCGTTGTTGTTGACACGTTCAGTAATTTCCTGTGTGGTCTTGTGGTATTCGCTATTCTAGGGTTCCTGGCCCATGATGCGGGGGTGTCTATTGCAGAAGTGGCAGAATCAG GACCTGGTCTTGTGTTCCTGGTTTACCCAGAGGTTCTTACCCGCCTACCACTTCCTCACCTGTGGGCTGTCATCTTTTTCTTTATGCTATTCATGGTTGGTCTCGACAGTCAG TTTGGATCATTGGAGACGTTTATAAGTGCGTTAACTGACAGATTTCCAAACACCCTTGGAAAACGAAAGTACAGCCTTCTAATTGTAGTGTTTCTTCTTTACTTTTCAACTGGTATGATATTTACAACACAG GGCGGAATCTACATTTTCCAGTTCATTGATTGGTATCTCACAGCCTTTATAATATTTGTGGTTGCATTTCTAGAGTGCATCATCGCTGGATGGATCTATG GTGCAGAGAGAATCAGTCGTGACATTCAATTGATGACAGGTAGTAAAGCCTCTGCGTTTGTCCGGATCTCATGGAGTTTTATCATACCGTTTTTTATGTTG GTTGCTAGTGTAACTCTGGCAGTGAAGTTCGAAAGGCCTGTTTATCGAGGGTATGTCTATCCGGCATACCTCGGAACATTTGGTATGTTTGTCGCTCTGTTTCTGGTCCTTCCAATTCCAATTGTAATGATAAAAAGACTGCTGGAAACACCTGGATCATTTATGCAG AGACTGCGCACGTCAGTAGTCCCTCGTTCTAATTGGCGACCGAGCGACGAGGCTGAACAAATCACATATAAGCAGTTCCAATACAGTGGAAACACTTGGCAGAGGATTAAAACAAACTTGTTAGGAACTGATTAG